In one window of Amblyomma americanum isolate KBUSLIRL-KWMA chromosome 9, ASM5285725v1, whole genome shotgun sequence DNA:
- the LOC144104747 gene encoding uncharacterized protein LOC144104747 — protein MSKEDHSGRRLARAESLAYHYGDKRGVFYVDASGPHRGGWYTAAVVHKKATVNGLTFRAQNITHAEEAAIALAAADRDSRVIITDSRGACRNIEQGYIHFLAYRILQNSDYPGAPAPRTILWAPAHLGLKGNEMADASARALTVRVTTPSNTTVADPDPKPVFTFKEITQLYQSEHSIFPKPCKDLTKTEEHILLRLFTKTLLCPAVLKFFDPACTGKCPHCEENSSDIYHMVWACQSTPCLYSKPNPTPEDWEAALLNCSDLTSQKALVVRARAALEANGLL, from the coding sequence ATGTCAAAGGAAGACCATAGTGGCAgacgcctcgcgcgggcggaatctctagcctaccactacggtgacaaacgcggagtcttttacgtggacgcctccggcccccaccgtggggggtggtacacggccgcagtcgtacacaagaaagctacggtgaacggacttacgttccgagctcaaaacataactcatgcggaggaggccgctatcgcgctagccgccgcagaccgggactcgcgggtcatcattactgactcgagaggggcctgtcgaaacattgaacagggatacattcatttcctagcttaccgcattcttcaaaacagtgactaTCCCGGGGCCCCCGCTCCCCGAACGATATTATGGGCTCCCGCTCATCTAGGACTCAAAGGCAATGAAATGGCagatgcctccgcccgcgcgctcactgtCCGGGTAACAACGCCTTCTAACACTACCGTAGCGGATCCCGATCCCAAGCCCGTCtttacctttaaggaaataacacaactttaccaatctgaacattcaatctttcccaagccatgcaaggacctcactaagacggaggaacacattctactccgtctcttcaccaaaactctgctgtgcccggcagttctgaaattctttgatcccgcttgcactggaaaatgcccacactgtgaggagaactcctcggatatctaccacatggtgtgggcatgccagtcaaccccgtgCCTATActccaaacccaaccccaccccggaggactgggaggcagccctgctcaactgctccgacctaacgagccaaaaggccctagtcgtccgagcccgagcagccctggaggccaatgggctcctgtaa